In one Colletotrichum destructivum chromosome 2, complete sequence genomic region, the following are encoded:
- a CDS encoding Putative homogentisate 1,2-dioxygenase, rmlC-like cupin domain superfamily, rmlC-like jelly roll produces the protein MAAQNLTPKDFQNVFHWAETQKNGTIPSFATRSNDPYTYQPGFNNSFESEAIAGTIPRGQNNPRSIRYGLYAEQLTASSFVAPRHANKKAWLYRSRPAVAHQGFTELPDNKDTESTFIPINPRVHVSPTQLAWKPFPIPDGEDVDFVQGLKTVAGSGDPTLREGLATHVYLCNKSMTKKAFANSDGDWLIVPQQGALDIQTEFGFLYVQPGEICVIQRGLRFKVRVEGPTRGYILEVWGSGWELPELGPLGANGLANARDFLHPVAAYEVTKDDPWDIVYKLGGKFFNSTQRHCPFDVVAWHGNYVPYKYDLTKFVAVGSISVDHIDPSIFCVLTARSRDPTAPLADFLIFSPRWDVASHTYRPPYYHRNAASELMGLIYGEYGGRSDEFRPGSISFESGFVPHGVAYEQFAAASREDPPAMQISLGSIAFMFETSRALTITDYAWNSEQKHEHDPKMWDDLVDNFSSFEIDPELIKNSGRR, from the exons atggccgcccaAAACCTCACTCCGAAGGACTTCCAAAACGTCTTTCATTGGGCGGAAACGCAGAAGAACGGAACGATCCCCTCCTTCGCGACCCGCTCGAACGATCCGTACACGTACCAGCCCGGCTTCAACAACAGCTTCGAgtccgaggccatcgccggcaCGATCCCGAGGGGTCAGAACAACCCTAGGAGCATACGATATGGACTGTACGCGGAGCAGCTGACGGCTTCGTCGTTCGTCGCTCCTCGGCACGCGAACAAGAAAGCATGGCTGTACCGTTCCCGACCAGCGGTGGCCCATCAGGGATTT ACCGAGCTCCCCGACAACAAGGACACAGAGTCGACATTCATCCCCATCAACCCCCGAGTTCACGTATCGCCGACTCAGTTGGCCTGGAAGCCGTTTCCCATCCCCGACGGAGAGGACGTCGACTTCGTCCAAGGCCTGAAGACCGTGGCAGGCTCGGGTGACCCGACGCTCCGAGAGGGCCTGGCCACCCACGTGTACCTGTGCAACAAGAgcatgacgaagaaggcctTTGCCAACTCGGACGGGGACTGGCTCATCGTGCCGCAGCAGGGCGCCCTCGACATCCAGACCGAGTTCGGATTCCTCTACGTGCAGCCGGGCGAGATCTGCGTCATCCAGCGCGGCCTCCGCTTCAAGGTCAGGGTCGAGGGGCCGACGCGCGGCTACATACTCGAGGTCTGGGGCTCCGGCTGGGAGCTGCCCGAGCTGGGCCCGCTGGGCGCCAACGGCCTGGCCAACGCCCGCGACTTCCTGCACCCCGTCGCGGCGTACGAGGTGACCAAGGACGACCCGTGGGACATCGTCTACAAGCTGGGCGGCAAGTTCTTCAACAGCACGCAGCGGCACTGCCCgttcgacgtcgtcgcgTGGCACGGCAACTACGTGCCCTACAAGTACGACCTGACCAAGTTCGTCGCCGTGGGCTCCATCTCGGTCGACCACATCGACCCGTCCATCTTCTGCGTCCTGacggccaggtcgagggacccgacggcgccgctggcggacttcctcatcttctcgCCGAGGTGGGACGTCGCGTCGCACACGTACCGGCCGCCCTACTACCACCGCAACGCCGCGTCGGAGCTCATGGGGCTGATCTACGGCGAGTACGGCGGGCGGTCCGACGAGTTCCGGCCGGGGAGCATCTCGTTCGAGTCCGGCTTCGTGCCCCACGGCGTCGCGTACGAGCAGttcgccgcggcgtcgagggagGACCCCCCCGCGATGCAGATCTCGCTCGGGTCCATCGCCTTCATGTTCGAGACGAGCCGGGCGCTGACCATCACCGACTATGCGTGGAACAGCGAGCAGAAGCACGAGCACGACCCCAAGATGTGGGACGACCTCGTGGACAACTTCTCGAGCTTTGAGATTGACCCCGAGTTGATCAAGAACAGTGGGAGACGCTGA
- a CDS encoding Putative peptidase S8/S53 domain, peptidase S8, subtilisin, His-active — MKPLRFLAVLFTLISPCLSQELPHPSKPTSATPTGTYEAKYIIRAKQGISKEDADGFHNTLVGIVGDEDEVKSIVNEKDIPYIWLTALTAAQLKKVNSEDVVKSAELEEQLVVAEEPDVPTANKRRDIVNQAPTADNPIIDLRMLSTPPGNPFVDHHEYNEHYGYDDVAGQGITIYIIDTGPFRFAHSELRPPDSSVTRRNIDVVKDPSVINGISSHGTCVASKAVGKTVGVAKRANLVTVRVDPTPGEFFFVKAWQAVFNDIKEKGLKGKAVVSTSTFTYVPREDKAKAELLSDMDEIMRKILGEDVPVVCGAGNDVSISIEPNKLPAILAKNLPIIVVGSATVDGTMAPDSQRGSLVTTWAVGRRIQCAGYNTLDGLVTRSGVSVAAPQIGGLAAYFLSNPKFKKDLRSGSIAEDMKALIKEKSYRRGFTDDHPAIAWNGFYPPCSTATRMRRSLGGAVRRQSSRACSGPESSLPAQPTGKATADPQCNVCGQLNKKIMRYEAGCPGADYARSSCEASSDCQSWAYGEEKQGARSTSICIMYSEAAAEVIAGAPVDTKKECHIRYSDKTCR, encoded by the exons ATGAAGCCCTTGCGTTTTCTCGCTGTTTTGTTCACACTAATCTCACCGTGTTTGTCCCAAGAGTTGCCACACCCGTCGAAGCCCACATCAGCAACTCCGACCGGCACATATGAGGCCAAATACATCATCCGGGCCAAGCAAGGCATCTCGAAAGAAGATGCCGACGGATTCCACAACACCCTTGTAGGCATAGTCggagatgaagacgaggtcAAATCCATTGTCAACGAAAAAGACATTCCTTACATCTGGCTCACCGCGCTCACTGCGGCTCAGCTCAAAAAGGTCAACTCGGAGGACGTTGTCAAAAGCGCTGAACTCGAGGAACAGCTTGTTGTTGCTGAAGAACCCGATGTACCCACCGCCAATAAAAGACGAGACATCGTCAACCAGGCTCCTACGGCAGACAACCCTATCATTGACCTACGGATGCTTTCAACGCCGCCAGGGAATCCGTTTGTCGACCACCACGAGTACAACGAGCACTACGGGTACGATGATGTCGCTGGCCAGGGGATAACCATTTACATAATCGATACTGGTCCATTCCGCTTCGCACATTCCGAACTTCGACCCCCGGACTCATCTGTCACCCGCAGGAACATCGACGTCGTGAAAGACCCCAGCGTCATTAACGGGATATCCTCCCATGGCACTTGTGTGGCTTCAAAGGCCGTTGGCAAGACGGTTGGGGTGGCCAAGCGAGCCAACCTCGTCACAGTCCGCGTAGATCCGACACCTGGCGAATTTTTCTTTGTTAAAGCTTGGCAAGCCGTCTTCAACGACATTAAGGAAAAGGGTTTAAAaggcaaggccgtcgtctCCACTTCCACTTTTACTTATGTGCCGAGGGAAGACAAGGCGAAAGCAGAGCTGCTTTCAGACATGGACGAGATAATGCGAAAGATTCTCGGCGAAGATGTACCAGTCGTCTGCGGGGCTGGAAACGATGTTTCCATTTCCATCGAGCCGAACAAGCTCCCAGCCATACTGGCCAAGAATCTCCCCATTATCGTGGTAGGCTCAGCTACTGTTGATGGGACTATGGCCCCTGACAGCCAGCGCGGGTCTTTGGTAACTACTTGGGCGGTCGGTCGGAGGATCCAGTGCGCTGGCTACAACACCTTGGATGGTCTTGTTACCAGAAGTGGCGTTTCAGTTGCTGCTCCCCAAATAGGGGGTCTGGCGGCTTACTTTTTGTCAAACCCGAAGTTCAAGAAGGATTTGAGGTCGGGCAGCATAGCGGAAGACATGAAGGCCCTGATAAAGGAGAAGTCGTACCGGCGCGGCTTTACCGACGATCATCCAGCCATAGCTTGGAACGGATTCTACCCGCCGTGCAGCACAGCAACGCGTATGCGTCGGTCTCTGGGGGGGGCGGTCCGGAGACAAAGCTCGCGGGCTTGCTCCGGCCCCGAATCGTCTTTGCCGGCTCAGCCCACGGGCAAAGCGACAGCTGATCCCCAGTGTAACGTTTGCGGGCAACTAAACAAGAAGATCATGAGATACGAGGCAGGTTGTCCCGGGGCCGACTACGCGCGGTCGTCTTGCGAAGCCAGTAGCGACTGCCAAT CCTGGGCCTATGGTGAAGAGAAACAAGGAGCTCGTTCAACTTCCATTTGCATCATGTACAGCGAGGCTGCAGCCGAAGTCATTGCGGGGGCACCGGTTGATACTAAAAAGGAATGCCACATCAGGTACTCAGATAAGACCTGCAGGTGA
- a CDS encoding Putative carboxylesterase, type B, carboxylesterase type B, active, alpha/Beta hydrolase, with protein MLTYAHESESLRSRLLGVELGRVVQFRGIPYGRIPLRFATPEPVNNVPSELDCTSFGPRCPQVPVDVGYLLRIPIEHRLPVEPEDEFGCLNLDVTALRSHLSPGREQLPVAVWIHGGSQAVTFGSAASSVCDATGLVEASANWAKPIVFVTVQYRLNIFAFGDGNSSRNLALKDQALALSWVRSHISSFGGDPGNISLAGESAGAVYCHAHLIAGARVKGAILSSGSLYLSPPQPEEKALTLRETLRGHLHALGDFDLGTAPVGVLVKAMEASKIPSWFLQADPTLEGWQTKIGAAERLMIGDVQNESVIWREGVWAMDTSAIVDAFSKAGDHQEALKRHYNIRPDRSSSCKIGALDFINDYKFLLPAEEIARLSRATGRPTYRYLVDEPNPWQPSNGAHHAVDLLFLFGGFGLSSPSFPNAQKTGEHMRRALVAFLHAQEPWNPGRHAAFGPYGMFQELDSVGVGCRRRMAAIKFLQGVSSQVLDKVFFALAVGRISLSN; from the exons ATGTTGACCTACGCACACGAGAGCGAGTCTCTACGCTCGAGGCTACTTGGCGTTGAGCTTGGGCGCGTCGTGCAGTTTCGAGGGATTCCGTACGGCAGGATCCCGTTGCGTTTCGCAACGCCTGAGCCAGTGAACAATGTACCGTCCGAACTCGACTGCACTAGCTTTGG GCCCCGATGTCCGCAAGTACCAGTTGACGTTGGATATCTCTTACGTATCCCTATTGAGCACAGGCTGCCCGTCGAGCCCGAAGACGAGTTCGGGTGTCTCAACCTGGACGTCACGGCGCTCAGATCGCATCTGTCGCCTGGCAGGGAGCAATTGCCCGTTGCGGTCTGGATACATG GTGGCTCGCAAGCCGTCACTTTTGGAAGCGCCGCTTCCAGCGTTTGTG ACGCGACGGGTCTTGTGGAGGCTTCTGCGAACTGGGCCAAACCTATCGTCTTCGTGACAGTGCAGTATAGACTAAACATCTTTGCGTTTGGGGATGGGAACAGCTCAAGGAACCTAGCCCTGAAAGACCAAGCCCTGGCTTTGAGTTGGGTCCGAAGCCATATATCCAGTTTCGGAGGCGACCCG GGGAACATCTCGCTTGCCGGAGAAAGTGCCGGAGCAGTCTATTGTCACGCTCATCTAATAGCAGGCGCTCGGGTAAAGGGGGCCATCCTCTCCTCCGGCTCTCTGTacctttccccccctcagCCGGAGGAAAAAGCGCTCACCCTGCGCGAAACCTTGCGAGGACACCTCCATGCGCTGGGCGACTTTGACCTTGGCACCGCTCCTGTGGGTGTGCTAGTGAAGGCTATGGAAGCGTCCAAAATACCGTCATGGTTCCTGCAGGCGGATCCCACCCTCGAGGGGTGGCAAACCAAGATAGGGGCGGCAGAGAGGCTAATGATAGGGGACGTACAGAACGAG TCTGTCATCTGGCGCGAAGGCGTGTGGGCAATGGACACctccgccatcgtcgacgcgtTCAGCAAGGCCGGTGACCATCAGGAAGCGCTGAAGAGGCACTACAACATTCGCCCCGACAGATCCTCATCATGTAAAATCGGAGCGTTGGACTTCATCAATGACTACAAGTTTCTGCTCCCGGCGGAGGAGATTGCGCGGCTGTCCAGGGCAACAGGCAGACCGACGTATCGTtacctcgtcgacgagccgaATCCCTGGCAACCGTCCAACGGCGCCCACCACGCGGTCGATCTACTTTTTCTCTTTGGTGGGTTCGGTCTCTCTTCACCTTCTTTTCCCAACGCACAGAAGACAGGAGAGCATATGCGCAGGGCCTTGGTCGCGTTTCTCCATGCCCAGGAGCCGTGGAATCCTGGGCGCCATGCCGCTTTTGGGCCTTACGGGATGTTCCAAGAGCTTGATAGCGTCGGCGTGGGATGTCGAAGACGGATGGCGGCAATAAAGTTCTTGCAGGGTGTCTCGTCTCAGGTCCTGGACAAGGTGTTCTTCGCTTTAGCTGTCGGCAGAATTAGTTTGTCCAACTGA
- a CDS encoding Putative SET domain-containing protein, with the protein MASPEQQLDTLRESLSRVILDQLAETLRDYSSGNLANPVLRFEAFIQDGEPGTQGHSPRSAVVSKMVDLSGIISQSTTNSPKASSIGREHAENTTPPAVLPQMFPDDRPASSSSRSMSLVRGTQRTPSLGPLPLPLPPPPPPPPQLPQLPHHQYHQTQYHHPSPEPSEMVVGLGSQPRRGTGALRPVRAGSGRVLEEEEEPDSQRRMQVASNFPKRAKTAASLSSGGGPIFVPQQSSIEKFVVSIWEQIHGGISLDPQSLLEQWQLTATAATATINNAGKIHVPEQLELGLLQAPTADGLGLLGPGSGSGNTTTTTTAALAEIDMEGTFNRSNIFCRKVTQASRACRSIEVIVQARWIEHFDSYVELLAMTNPGMSPTKRRKAALIEACNDFGWSEKELRNKMAIWRGYKEIKDAGGWAALVFAGMGLYRFCKYRVGFNTESMQRLRCLRPRIEVAADTLHPTWRQLLMIVGEPAHRRFSGHPHDWVVRQDGSDPVPLRSTYLEYDPYFSFEQLEHSVMDMSAWGSDDPRWVPPMNTVACVQGKHTCHSCGQEQSEDPKVNSCYCFPTLFGSGSRSPCPVQVFRTPDGRNNGLMALCPFERGAAIGEFVGLVTKDLQNMDVMDSSTGVRAYQIWQGRQGNFTRFVNHSCKANAQFQQFVWMSTQRIVLVSKGIEAGREVTVDYSGSYWRGLDKDCLCGESCCRYRGTPR; encoded by the exons ATGGCATCCCCCGAACAGCAGCTGGATACTCTGAGAGAAAGCCTTAGCCGCGTGATTTTGGACCAGCTCGCGGAAACCTTGCGGGATTATTCGTCCGGTAACCTGGCGAACCCGGTGCTTCGGTTTGAGGCCTTCATCCAGGATGGCGAGCCTGGGACGCAGGGCCATTCCCCCCGCTCTGCCGTAGTTTCG AAAATGGTAGACCTGTCCGGCATTATATCACAAAGCACAACCAACAGCCCGAAAGCGAGTAGCATCGGAAGAGAACATGCCGAGAACACGACGCCTCCGGCCGTCCTGCCACAGATGTTCCCGGACGACCGCCCGGCGAGTAGCAGCAGCCGGTCCATGTCCCTCGTCCGAGGAACCCAAAGAACGCCGTCCCTCGGGCCGCTTCCcctgccgctgccaccaccaccgccgccaccgccgcagcTGCCGCAGCTGCCGCATCACCAGTACCATCAGACTCAGTATCATCACCCGTCCCCCGAGCCCTCCGAGATGGTCGTCGGGCTGGGATCGCAGCCTCGGAGAGGAACGGGGGCCCTGCGGCCTGTCAGGGCCGGCTCCGGGCGAgtgctcgaggaggaggaggaaccGGACAGCCAGCGGCGCATGCAGGTGGCGAGCAACTTCCCAAAACGCGCAAAGACGGCCGCGTCATTATCGTCGGGGGGCGGCCCCATCTTCGTGCCGCAGCAGTCGTCCATTGAGAAGTTCGTCGTCAGCATCTGGGAGCAGATCCACGGCGGCATCAGCCTCGATCCTCAGAGCCTCCTCGAGCAGTGGCAgctgacggcgacggcggcaacggcgaccatcaacaacgccggcaaGATCCACGTgccggagcagctcgagctcggcctgcttcaggcgccgacggccgacGGCCTAGGGTTGCTCGGACCCGGCTCCGGTTCCGGTaacacgacgacgacgacgacggcggcgctcgccgagatcgacatggagggcacCTTCAACCGCAGCAACATCTTCTGCCGCAAAGTGACGCAGGCGAGCCGGGCGTGCCGGTCGATCGAGGTGATTGTGCAGGCGCGGTGGATCGAGCACTTTGACTCGTacgtcgagctgctggccATGACGAACCCGGGCatgtcgccgacgaagcGGCGCAAGGCGGCGCTCATCGAGGCGTGCAACGACTTTGGCTGGTCGGAGAAGGAGCTGCGCAACAAGATGGCCATCTGGCGCGGGTacaaggagatcaaggacgcgggcgggtgggcggcgctcgtcttcgccggcatGGGCCTCTACCGGTTCTGCAAGTACCGCGTCGGCTTCAACACGGAGAGTATGCAGCGGCTGCGGTGCCTCCGCCCCCGGatcgaggtcgccgccgacacgCTGCACCCGACGTGGCGGCAGCTGCTCATGATCGTGGGCGAGCCGGCGCACCGGCGGTTCTCCGGGCACCCGCACGACTGGGTGGTCCGGCAGGACGGGTCGGACCCGGTGCCGCTGCGGTCGACGTACCTCGAGTACGACCCCTACTTCAGcttcgagcagctcgagcacTCCGTCATGGACATGAGCGCCTGGGGCTCCGACGACCCGCGCTGGGTGCCGCCCATGAACACGGTGGCCTGCGTCCAGGGGAAGCACACGTGCCACTCGTGCGGCCAGGAGCAGTCCGAGGACCCCAAGGTCAACTCGTGCTACTGCTTCCCGACCCTGTTCGGCTCCGGCAGCCGGAGCCCGTGTCCCGTGCAGGTGTTCCGGACGCCCGACGGCCGCAACAACGGGCTGATGGCGCTCTGCCCCTTCGagcgcggcgccgccatcggcgagTTCGTCGGGCTCGTCACCAAGGACCTGCAGAACATGGACGTCATGGACAGCTCGACGGGCGTGCGGGCCTACCAGATCTGGCAGGGCCGCCAGGGCAACTTTACGCGCTTCGTCAACCACAGCTGCAAGGCCAACGCGCAGTTCCAGCAGTTCGTGTGGATGAGCACCCAGCGCATCGTCCTCGTGAGCAagggcatcgaggccggccgcGAGGTCACGGTCGACTACTCGGGGAGTTACTggcgcggcctcgacaaggacTGCCTCTGCGGGGAGTCGTGCTGTCGGTACCGAGGCACGCCAAGATGA